The Lolium rigidum isolate FL_2022 chromosome 2, APGP_CSIRO_Lrig_0.1, whole genome shotgun sequence genomic interval GCGGCGCTGCCGATCGTTGCGGCTCTTCGGAGGCAAGATTCCTTCCCATGAACCGTCGCTCTCCCGTCCTGCCTCCCCGATGCGCATTTCTTGCGTCCACGCGCACGCATCGCACTGACCGAAGCAAACAGAAATATAGTACAGTACCAAGTTCATTTCATCTTCTTCCCCGAGCGGAATCATCACCCCCTCACTCTGTAGCCACGCTACTGGACTGGTTGTCTCTGTCCCCGGGGTCTCGGAGTGAGTGACCTGACCTCGAGGGCGCGAGGGGAGGAGATAATCTGTTCTTTTTTCTTCCTTTGATCCTCAAATCGGGCTTGCTTCCCGTGCAATTCCGGCTAATCGATCTTGGCAATCACGGCGATTACCCCCCGTCTCTgacgcgccgtcgccgtcgcttgGTGAGTAATCTTCACGCCGTGGTCGGCCAAGATTAAAAGGGTTGGGGGATTCTTGGAAGCCTTTCATTCCCCTATGCGTGCGGCGGTAGCCCAGTGAGGACAGAGGAGTGACTGATTTCCTGACGAGAGGAGGATGGCGACGCGAGCCGTGGCGGTGGCGGGTTGGGCAGCGGCGTTGGGTCTCGTGGCGGTGCTCCTGGCCGCCTCAGTCCCTGGCGCGGCGGCGAAGGTCTGCACCAACACGTTCCCGTCGTCGGCGACGGTGGCGTCGCACACGGAGCGCGCGGCGGATCAGCTGCGGTCCGCGTCGTCGGAGCCAGACGTGCTGCGGCTGCCCGGCGGGCTCGCCGACCATGCCCACGGGCACGGGCACGAGCAGCACCTCACCCCGACTGACGAGTCCGCCTGGATGGCACTCATGCCGCGGAGGCTcctcggcggcggcagcagcggcagcgCCCCGCCGCGCGAGGAGTTCGACTGGCTGATGCTCTACCGCAAGCTCCGGGGCGGCGGTGCCGGCGCCGCCGTGGGCGGCCCCGCGGGGCCGTTCCTCTCGGAGGCGTCGCTGCACGACGTGCGGCTGCAGCCGGGCACCGTGTACTGGGAGGCCCAGCAGACCAACCTGGAGTACCTGCTCCTCCTGGACTCCGACAGCCTCGTCTGGAGCTTCCGCACGCAGGCCGGGCTGCAGGCCGCCGGGACGGCCTACGGCGGGTGGGAGGGGCCCTCCGTCGAGCTCCGGGGACACTTCGTCGGTGCGCCACCCCGCGATCTTTGCCCTGCTCATTTGCACATACCAATTGCTCATCCCGGCTAAACTTCTCCGGGCCTGACGCCGTTCTCTGCATTGCAGGGCACTACCTGAGCGCCACCGCCAAGATGTGGGCGAGCACACACAATGACACCCTCCATGCCAAGATGTCGTCCATCGTCGACACGCTCTATGACTGCCAGAAGAAGATGGGCACAGGATACCTGTCGGCCTTCCCAACTGAGTTCTTCGACCGCGCCGAGTCCCTCACGACTGTTTGGGCTCCTTACTACACCATCCACAAGGTATACAAGATGTTCCAATCCAGTCTCTGCTTCTCTTTGATTCAGATGCAAATCATTGTGTTGAGTCGTGGTCTGAATTCGTGTCTGGAATCCATTCTTTGCATTTTGTTCCATTGCCCCTTTGGATTTCCTGACGAATTGTCTTCCTGCGTTTGAAGATTATGCAAGGGCTTCTCGATCAGTATACAGTGGCTGGAAACTCCAAGGCCCTGGGGATGGTGGTTGGGATGGCTGATTACTTCAGTGCTCGTGTGAAGAATGTCATACAGAAGCACAGCATTGAGAGGCACTGGGCATCGCTCAACGAGGAGACCGGGGGGATGAATGATGTGCTCTACCAGCTCTATACGATAACGGTGATTCTACGGTTATGCTTAGTTTGTCATCTGCTTTAGAAGCATGTTCTAAATGCAGTTCAGAGTTGATTATTCTCTAACTTGGGCAGGGTGATTTGAAGCATTTGACACTGGCTCACCTCTTCGACAAGCCATGCTTTCTGGGGTTGCTTGCGGTTCAGGTCTGCTAATTCGCTTTCCTAGCTGTGTCTCTTCTGATAGTTCAGAATGTGTGTTAGTTAATTGAAAATTATTCAAATGAAACCGCCATCCATTTTTATTGTNNNNNNNNNNNNNNNNNNNNNNNNNNNNNNNNNNNNNNNNNNNNNNNNNNNNNNNNNNNNNNNNNNNNNNNNNNNNNNNNNNNNNNNNNNNNNNNNNNNNGAAGTGCGACAATCCTCCGGAGGCTGGGGCCTTCTGAACCTCCGGGTCGAGCGGCCGCCACGTGTCCGTAGGAAAGGAAACAAGGACAAGAGACTACGTCTTTCTCTGCTCACATCCGAAGCACCATGGCCCCTTTTCTCCTCCATCGCGGCATAAAAACAGCATACGCCGGCGCCTGTAGCGTGGAGACTCCGGCTAGCAGCATCGTAGCATGGACGTCCACCGCCGGTAGCATCTCCTCTCACCGCCGGTGATGCATCACCGTTCGCCGCTGGCAGCATCGCTGTCTACCGCCGACAGCACCACCACCTGCCGCGGAAACGTCGTCAACAGTCGCCGGTCGCAGGGAACTAGGGAAGCCGTCGCCGCTGTCCCAGCTTTCGCCGTCGCCGTTGCAGCCTCCGCCACCGCTGTCgcagcctccaccgccgcctccaccgccgccgctcgcagcTTCCGTATTCGCCGGTCGCAgcatcgccatcgccgtcgccgacgGAGCTTCCGCCGTCGTAGGTTGCAGCACCACGATGCACCCTTGTAGCATGGACGACCGACTAATGAAGCAACGGCGGCTGGCGTTTGCAGCTCGCGCAGCTAACATTTGCAGCAAGCAGCGGCGGCAGACCATGCAGCACCGGCGACCTTAAGCGACCGCCGTTCGCAGCTCGCGCACTTCGCGTTTGCAGCAAAGAAGCCAAGCGGCGGAAAAGTATGTAGCACCGGCGACCGGCGTTTGTAGCAGCGGTGGCCTGTTTTTGCAGCAGCATCGACCGGAGTTTGCAGCAACGTCTAGCGGCGGCGTGCTTGCAGCAGCAGAAAAATCATGGAGGAAGGGACGGCGCGGTGGAGGTCCATTGGCACGCCAGAGGTCGGGTGACGGCCGACGAGGTGGAGTTGGAGCGGGGGATCCCGACGAGGTCGGTGGCGAGAGGTAACGCGAGGCGCGAGCGGGAGGTCGAAGCTCggccagaggaagaagacgatgtggCCATTTGGGGAAGAGATGAGGTAGGGAAGTACGACACCGTTTATGGCTTGGAGGAAAAACGAGTGGACAGAAGCACTCTTGAGAGGATAAGGTGGGTCCGTCTGTTGGTGGACCTGTGCGGTAGCGGAGCCAGCGGTGCCGATCCACTCCATCCGACGGCTGCGCACCCGGAGACTGCGACGCTACGGAACCTCCGACGGGAACGAAGCGTTTTCCATTGAAATAGGTCAAAATCTAAACACCGCACTATACCGTTATTATCATCTCGGTAGCACCACTACATTCAGCGCCACCATGAAGTCATAAACTACATGTTCACCATGATGTCAGCTTTGAACGTTGTAAGGTAAACACATTCAAATGTGGAAATAAACGCTTGTCCAACCTTGGGGATCTAGTAGGTAAGTTGCTTCCATTAAATAATGTCACTTTTCCGTATTATATGTGTTTTTATTATCTATAAGAAATGTAACTTCTACTTTTAACATAAATGAGATATAACCATAATAAGGTACACAAAACAACTAACTGAATATTTCCAAGCAGCAAAAGAGAGGGTTGGCCTAGTTTTAGCCTTGTGTTGGTGTGGGGAAAGTACAGTTGGTGAAAGATGATATgtgtaacgccccacttttgcaaccttgtttatttgtccttaatgcaaaaattagggggaacaaaaactttttctttaggctaattaagatgaattgccttgatctgtttgttatgatgaattgccttgatctgttggtagatgaattgtcttgatttgcttgttgagttttgtcttgagctacctcatagaacaacacccctagtggttaaacaagcaactcaccaaataaaacacatgtgtggcgtaggaagaattgttttccttcttactacatcaaacctctctcctggtgacaacatgagtgtgccatcttgatttttctctttgtggtacaagatagctcaatcatccttaattcaaaacttgggatcatctacccctagctacattcatctcttgtacccactcatccttgttggttttgaggccatgtcgaccatctgtgttgacaggtttaaaatgtccagactttggcagttaaaatctaagcacccacaactgtttttgGTAACCTAaatacatggatctcatctgtgcatctccctctacaatttccacgtcctgcatgtctcattctacccctACAACTCTGAtatccaacttgatcttataccataTCCAATGTTTCAACTTTAGattacttccttcacttttacctcttgttttattcaagtttagtcttcacaaaaccaagagtgggaatgatgggtacaatctgtagccaccatctactcttgagaacacttcttcctaaattagttttctttctcaaaaaccctattgtttttcttccCTGGTTTTAGCCACAAAAATAACTCCTTGTTATTAAAACTCCTTAAATGTTTTCTTCAAATAACAAGAGAGATTGTGGATGGTATTTTGTATCATCCCATTCCCTTCAACCCAAAAAGACTTTCTATAAAGGCATTTGATTTTCTTCCTTCTTTTAAGTGCATGGTTTTGGTAcatgtgccatccttgcaccTTTTGATAACACAAGGGAAAAATCTATTTGGCATTATTATGCAAGTAGAcccattttgttttaaaaatcattggATCTCTTTCAAAATGTTTTCAAAGGAAAGTTCAATATAAACCCTATCCAACATTTTGATCAACTCTCATAGTGGTGGAGACCCACCTCTGTAAAGTTCCAGATCTAATTAACAACTTCCATTCATTCATCACATCTCACTCTTGTATGGTTTACCATCATCATCTTGACCTCATGTTGATGGCTtatgccaccatattcatccttgtgagtatggttatttcactcaccatctctcttagcctTACTCTACaattgtctaaaccaccatcaccaccatcatcttttGGCCAAATTGATCACTTGATCAAAGTGCTTCATTCCTCAACATTGGCACCAATGTTTATTAACACCTCTCTCTTTTCATTCTTACTTCATCAAATCAACATtacccatctaccttggcatgctcatgcattgttgcatgtggtcaatgccaatcttttcaattttgaattcaaataaaaagttTTATTCTTCAACTATACCTTTGGATCTATTTTCATCTTATGTTTGTCACAACCAAAGTGGTGGGAATTATCCTTAGAGTACATATCACCTCACACTTCTTTTTATCTATATGAATCCACTCATATTCTTATCATCAGTAAAGTCACTCATTGACGtcatctcctcaacatcatgccttggcctacacacatggatgttgtgcatctcttTGTTTGTTCACTTATGTTTGGCAAGGATGGAGCCGGCCATTGTCTATGCatggcaatttcggccagccattcctctctatttttcttcctctacaagacttgcctcccaactaccccaatcaaTAAATGAGCAGCCTCCCAACCCACCcaatcaatgaggaggcagccaccatcctccctctttataaggagcttggccggccacacctcctctcctttgcctcatttcttttcactccctactatttcctccactccctcacactctcctcctccacttccccacgaaaatggtgctccccttgctcccatggccggccatggccatggcaagccaccaagatgaagctctcccctccctcaagctcatcctcaccatgagagcctccctctccttcttctccctaaccctagatggttttctctcctcttcttcttcctccattgctaagattggatcttgatacaggtgcatgttggtctaagcatggagaagcttgagcaatcctcagatctgaagttcttgagcaaagttcgtccaaatccctgcagtaatttctgctatcttgctgtttcagattctggtacgaacttgtaaaatccaccaaatctcgtgtgcagatccaaatcgggtgattcaaagttccgcggatagatattgaaaagatctacaacttggcgttggtctcatactcaaattcgttacggattttccaCGGTAAATGAAGTTCTGTAAACatacagaatcactgtttgttagatttgtccagatttacaaaacctttttgagcaaacccaactgcgggtgaaagccctcttcaataccttcattttggcggtggtttcacttcggttgacctcctgaaactgaaatggttcacagatcaaaatctggtcagatctgactttgtcgaattaaaccaggagcttggaatcGAATTCTTGAATGAAACAAACTGGGTAAGAAttagcttttcaatacctttcagattcaactgacctcatatttttatgaatcatgtacgatttgtggtgaattaaacttgttctgtgtgttctgcagacatggctgttagtttttaaatcaccaaaaatccatctttgaacctaattgagtgattccaacttTGTAGGACTGCtgtatgttttcttaatcatctccaacaagtttcaaacatttatctatTATGAAAATCCAGttgtaaagaaaatggtaaagacATACAGTAACCTTgttaatccatttgtgagagtttcagaaactttttgaacccaaatccaattgtgtatgcatctctgtttaaatatctttcaaatgccagtggtctcatatttttaggatttttctacgatttatggcttacgagatcttgttttctgtacagccagattcaaacaaattcctaaatttgtaggtttaatatttttgagtgaatccaattgggttagtcttgtgttagtactggccatctaggaaaaatagtgttagtctctgttcatgcatatttcttACTGTTactaatgtgtatgtgtgacatggattgttgaaccaaaactctttggtttatttttaaacctttgcccactcttttatttaaaaattggtcaaccaatgttttattcttgcaaaacaaaacctctgcaacttaaccttagttctattgtttggcttaagtcttcaaatggtgtggcatatcatttacttcctattcttgtgtagtgttgtgtaagctttacaaaatagagagaatgatttcccgcttttccaaaaatgtttcaaaaaaataatatgaatgtttgtaatgcccaactaatgcacttgtcctctttatgatgttatctaccaggggatacttagttgtgccatggtgataccgagagaggcaattgctaagttatgatactctcatacctttactaggtaaataaaatgggttctcttttagttgctttgtagtatctataagttctttgtatgttagcccgtagtaaggtggttagctattgcttgttgattgttgaatgttgcatgcttgttatgattggtgcaatgtgattgattgtgtttcttttatattttccgacgatagatgcgaacgattccggagaagaagaagaagtggttcggacaaggattttatttatattgacgggattcttatattgatgaagttgaagaagtccagggacaaataagccaaggcaagccatcttttgatctctcgattcggtgtctagttggatgtcatttgttgatatccaaagcaccttggttctatgtgtgttgttctccttattattgtcatctatgtatggttgctagtggagtactccctagtggtgatactccactattgtctttgTGATATTGGGATGCATGGGATCATGGtcatgctattccacttggttatcttgtatgctcaacttgagcatgtctcATCTCAAGATAatgacttacaccacacccaccccctttgtagtatagaggtatcaatgtcatgatctcggTATATTCTCAatgtgagaggagtatgccgtgtacccattggagagtatgttggatagtgatactccactatctaagttgtatttttagcaccacaaatctgattgTATAATCCTCCTTGGGttctcataatacatgcttaccttaagcaagtatgatccactccattacattttttttcaccatctatggcgtgatgacttccatctcggccgtagtgcaatagtagttccactcatgaaactttaggttgggaacccctcaaggtttaccttgttgtaaatgtttatgaaaaccttgggtgaggcaaatcttacccaagcgtatggtttatgaaaggaaaggatcttgacaaagatggttggaaagaggaaagtgtgtgtgacttgggtttttgagaaaaacgacacatggttctttgtattcgccggaacaattacacgagcgcaaccacattatccaaagtgggtacgggcttagttcGACGTCcgttgaaattggcatgagcacccttcacaactttctagggagggtcacgacgacctcgacgccgggttgcgctctggaggaggcaatacaacgtagttgcctatagccggacgattgcgagggtcttccgtcatggcgccggagatacgctcaaaaggaggtatgctgccggggtgcgggaaggggtaagcccgcagggaaggactcatgtcaagggagacgggcgaaggactatgaccgattatccgagcctcgcatacttttgtatgtcgaaccggggatgatcccggcggatttatcggttcttgtggtgaaagtgcgcacactctgcgagttaaaactattcgaatagccgcgtccgcggtcatggacggttgggatggccgttacagagctgtgtcgagttttggttttgaaaatgatttccaaaggaaatgcgtgagttggaagtaccggaagggtacgggaaagatgtggtgtcgaccacatggagatggtcgagggttTGGAATGTAAATTGGGTTgctcccttcctagtgtttcatgtagaggaacttttctttaacaaagatatagagatgtcataggacttccctagcattcccatcaaatgagatggcggtatgctaactcttctctaacaaagatatagagatgtcataggacttccctagcaatcccatcaaatgagatggtggtatgctaactcttctttaacaaagatatagagatgtcataggaccaccatagtgtccgcatcacttgagatgccggtatgctatatcaacaagagaaactatttctctttcacatgctttatccacgagagaaactattcttcctctcttgtcttctctagttagaattgttatcaccttcttgatggtttgcgagtacaattccaatgtactcacggctttgtccctggctatttacttggccagacttggaggaacacgatggatgaagaaggagttggcgacgtctatgcgagctaggaacgtcttcccagtcagttactgtagggttatggcggatgacttgggtactgctatgtgcttgaagtgatgatgctactctgatgtttagataggcccttcgaggctattatgtaagtattggtcatgtgaccatgttgtaattttcttattccgctttgtaatggatggtgcaatttgatatcagttcggttatgtgttcacggcgcactgatcatgggatcgtgaactgtatacataacagggaatttcggacagctagtccggggtccccacaatatGTCCATTGTTCGCGGCATTGGTTCAACGTGTGTTAACTGCCACGCGCATGCTAAACGGAAGACTACATGTGAGGTTAGGTTAGAGAACGGCACAGATAATTCTACAAACAGAAAAAGGACAAGGTGGATGGCAGAGGCGGGCGGAGAGGGGAGACATTACTAAGGTCAACAACATTGACACTAGGTCACCATAGTCAAGGAAGATGGCATCGTGGAGCTCAGGCTTCGGCATGATGGCTTTTTTGGTGATCTGTTGAGTCGACTAAATAGTTGGGAGACTTTCGCGTCACAGCTGAGTCGAGGAGGTGGTTGGTGGCGCCGGTCGCCGTATCCTCTTGTTTCCCACCTAGGATGAAGACGGCGGCAACAATAAATGCTTGTTGCGGCCAGGAGAGAGAGAAAAGAAGAGAAGTGAAGCAAGGTGAGACGAGGAGCATAGGGTGGACCTTCTTATAGGGGCTGAAGGTAGTAGGGCTAGGAGGCAAACGGGATGGCTGGCAATAGCTTCCTCCGGATAGTttggtggtttttttttttttgagaactcaaCATTTTATTGATCAAAGGATATCATTACAAAGTATATACCGGATACATTCCGGAGCAACATAAAATCTAACAAAACCAGTGAGTTCAGAACGCTTTGCTAACACATGTGCTGATTCATTTAGCTTACGAGGAACATGCAAGAAAGAACATGAATTAAAGAGAGTAGCTTCCTTCTTGATGTCCTGGATGACCGCT includes:
- the LOC124690761 gene encoding uncharacterized protein LOC124690761 gives rise to the protein MATRAVAVAGWAAALGLVAVLLAASVPGAAAKVCTNTFPSSATVASHTERAADQLRSASSEPDVLRLPGGLADHAHGHGHEQHLTPTDESAWMALMPRRLLGGGSSGSAPPREEFDWLMLYRKLRGGGAGAAVGGPAGPFLSEASLHDVRLQPGTVYWEAQQTNLEYLLLLDSDSLVWSFRTQAGLQAAGTAYGGWEGPSVELRGHFVGHYLSATAKMWASTHNDTLHAKMSSIVDTLYDCQKKMGTGYLSAFPTEFFDRAESLTTVWAPYYTIHKIMQGLLDQYTVAGNSKALGMVVGMADYFSARVKNVIQKHSIERHWASLNEETGGMNDVLYQLYTITGDLKHLTLAHLFDKPCFLGLLAVQVC